In the genome of Dermacentor silvarum isolate Dsil-2018 chromosome 1, BIME_Dsil_1.4, whole genome shotgun sequence, one region contains:
- the LOC119460519 gene encoding adult-specific rigid cuticular protein 15.7-like has translation MLTQVVVFLGVAVVAFGGYAGGHHGGSSKTYRKQDDYGHYRFGYDIVNGYGAVNGRHEAGHAYGPVHGSYYLGDIDGRHRQVHYVADKLGFRAVVKTNEPGTKTSLPAAAPYLSAHGKSVPAYGRAGYGGYGYGGHGYGGYGYGGYGYGRHGYYG, from the exons ATGCTCACTCAG GTTGTCGTCTTCCTAGGCGTCGCAGTCGTCGCTTTTGGGGGTTACGCTGGAGGACACCATGGCGGATCCAGCAAAACATACAGAAAACAAGAT GACTACGGACACTACCGGTTCGGCTACGACATCGTCAACGGTTACGGCGCCGTCAACGGCCGCCACGAAGCAGGACACGCGTACGGCCCCGTGCACGGTTCCTACTACCTCGGCGACATCGACGGCCGCCACCGGCAGGTCCATTACGTGGCCGACAAGCTCGGGTTCCGCGCCGTCGTCAAGACCAACGAACCTGGAACTAAGACCAGCCTCCCCGCCGCTGCGCCCTATTTAAGTGCCCACGGCAAAAGTGTTCCGGCCTACGGGCGCGCTGGATACGGTGGATACGGATACGGCGGTCACGGCTACGGCGGTTACGGATACGGTGGATATGGATACGGTAGACACGGTTACTACGGATAA